In Capillimicrobium parvum, a genomic segment contains:
- a CDS encoding MarR family winged helix-turn-helix transcriptional regulator has product MPRPDGDHPAVGAVPPAAVDDAAYEHLASLRAGIRRYLAWAEQRAREQGMTPAQVQLALAIRAYADPAGPTLTELADTLLLRHHSVVGLVDRAEGAGLVRRERDAEYASRVHVVLTAVGERRLAALSGLHLEWLAEHGPQIGDVWRSFGPGMGV; this is encoded by the coding sequence ATGCCTCGCCCCGATGGTGATCACCCGGCGGTCGGCGCCGTCCCGCCGGCGGCCGTCGACGACGCGGCGTACGAGCACCTCGCGTCGCTGCGCGCCGGGATCCGCCGCTACCTGGCGTGGGCCGAGCAGCGCGCCCGCGAGCAGGGGATGACCCCCGCGCAGGTCCAGCTCGCCCTCGCGATCCGCGCCTACGCCGACCCGGCCGGCCCGACGCTCACCGAGCTGGCCGACACGCTCCTGCTGCGCCACCACAGCGTGGTCGGACTCGTCGACCGCGCCGAGGGCGCGGGGCTCGTGCGGCGCGAGCGCGATGCCGAGTACGCCAGCCGGGTGCACGTCGTGCTCACCGCGGTGGGCGAGCGGCGGCTCGCCGCCCTGTCGGGCCTGCACCTCGAGTGGCTGGCCGAGCACGGCCCGCAGATCGGCGACGTGTGGCGCTCGTTCGGTCCCGGGATGGGGGTCTGA
- a CDS encoding FadR/GntR family transcriptional regulator: MVKAEQQAPEAGVPYDDRGTAAFRPIRVRTAADEVVAVLVNAISGGLYPPGSMLPRERDLAARLGVSRTVVHEAIGVLRRAGVVSVRRGASGGATVIAPEKIAEVMAGRGDETALALPTLLEVRRTLELTGALLAAERATAAELSHLRELVEALDELLDDAAAFLARDIRFHAALATASGSPGLAQSVRWVLDRITLVMTQCPVGRVDLGVALANQRRTLEAVERRDPERIIATMDDHMAAFEELFVGRRLGASRPAKEPSAATGADLAGSA, translated from the coding sequence ATGGTCAAGGCCGAGCAGCAGGCGCCCGAAGCCGGCGTCCCGTACGACGACCGCGGCACCGCCGCCTTCCGTCCGATCCGGGTGCGCACCGCCGCCGACGAGGTCGTGGCCGTGCTCGTCAACGCGATCAGCGGCGGCCTGTACCCACCCGGTTCCATGCTCCCTCGCGAGCGTGACCTCGCCGCCCGCCTCGGTGTCAGCCGCACCGTCGTGCACGAGGCGATCGGCGTCCTGCGCCGCGCCGGCGTCGTATCCGTCCGGCGGGGCGCCTCCGGCGGCGCGACGGTCATCGCGCCGGAGAAGATCGCGGAGGTCATGGCCGGCCGGGGCGACGAGACCGCGCTCGCACTCCCCACGCTGCTGGAGGTGCGCCGCACGCTGGAGCTGACGGGGGCCCTCCTCGCCGCCGAACGCGCCACCGCGGCCGAGCTGTCCCACCTGCGGGAGCTCGTCGAGGCGCTCGACGAGCTGCTCGACGACGCGGCGGCGTTCCTCGCCCGGGACATCCGGTTTCATGCCGCGCTCGCCACCGCCTCCGGAAGCCCCGGCCTGGCTCAGTCCGTGCGCTGGGTCCTCGACCGGATCACGCTCGTCATGACGCAGTGCCCGGTGGGCCGGGTCGACCTCGGCGTCGCCCTGGCCAACCAGCGCCGCACGCTGGAGGCGGTGGAGCGGCGCGACCCCGAGCGCATCATCGCGACGATGGACGACCACATGGCGGCCTTCGAGGAGCTGTTCGTCGGCCGGCGCCTCGGCGCGTCGCGGCCCGCGAAAGAGCCCTCCGCGGCAACGGGCGCGGACCTCGCCGGATCGGCGTGA
- a CDS encoding hydantoinase/oxoprolinase family protein, with protein sequence MTGRPEAVRRVAVDIGGTFTDVVFEDTSGAVRALKVSTTPRDITVGILAGLDRAGAAPDRLEAFVHGTTIALNALLEGTTPAVGLITTRGFRDVLEIMRTSRPDMYNLQQDKPQPLVPRRLRREVGARMTYTGEELSPVDSAEVRALAAEFAAEGVTSIAVCLLHAYVDGRHEREVRDVVQEVLPTASISISSDISRVWREFERTSTTVSNVATKPIVDRYMTVLERELDDRGFDANVLIMQSSGGVMSGSTARERPVSTLMSGPVGGVTGAAGLARALGPETSLVTLDMGGTSADVAIVDRGAPVTRSVGHVGRWPVMVPMIDIEAIGAGGGSIARVDDFGGLRVGPESAGADPGPACYGRGGRAATVTDANVVLGRIDPGYFLAGELELDAAAAERAVAEGVAEPLGLSVEAAAEGIVTVVNSNMTRLLWEMMIARGYDPREFSLLAFGGAGPLHACELAGALSIGEVLVPPEPGTFSAAGILSADLRHDVDRMLVDVASDPSAEQLEAAFAELERQARAALEAQHRGLGRIDIARFAELRYAGQDHVLSVELTQDLGSDLREAAQRRFHDKHLRLYGFQRDDVAVEIVRIQVVSSAQMGGRSVMTFTARAPERARAGRSAGIYVDGARVEATRLERAALEADVPHEGPLVLEEPGSTTYVPPGWVARARRDGVLSLTMSDAEEGV encoded by the coding sequence ATGACGGGCCGTCCCGAGGCGGTGCGCAGGGTCGCCGTCGACATCGGCGGGACGTTCACCGACGTCGTGTTCGAGGACACATCCGGTGCCGTGCGGGCGCTGAAGGTCAGCACCACCCCGCGGGACATCACGGTCGGCATCCTCGCCGGCCTCGACCGCGCGGGGGCGGCGCCGGATCGCCTCGAGGCCTTCGTGCACGGCACGACGATCGCGCTCAACGCGCTGCTCGAGGGAACGACGCCCGCGGTCGGCCTGATCACGACGCGTGGGTTCCGCGACGTGCTCGAGATCATGCGCACGAGCCGACCGGACATGTACAACCTCCAGCAGGACAAGCCGCAGCCGCTCGTGCCGCGGCGCCTGCGCCGTGAGGTCGGCGCGCGCATGACGTACACCGGCGAGGAGCTGTCGCCGGTCGACTCCGCCGAGGTGCGCGCGCTCGCGGCGGAGTTCGCCGCCGAGGGCGTCACGTCGATCGCCGTGTGCCTGCTGCACGCGTACGTGGACGGCCGCCACGAGCGGGAGGTGCGCGACGTCGTGCAGGAGGTGCTCCCGACCGCCAGCATCTCCATCTCCAGCGACATCAGCCGGGTGTGGCGCGAGTTCGAGCGGACGTCGACCACGGTGTCCAACGTGGCGACGAAGCCGATCGTCGACCGGTACATGACGGTGCTCGAGCGCGAGCTCGACGACCGCGGGTTCGACGCCAACGTCCTGATCATGCAGTCCAGCGGCGGGGTGATGTCGGGCTCGACCGCGCGCGAGCGGCCGGTCTCGACCCTGATGTCGGGACCGGTCGGAGGCGTGACCGGGGCGGCCGGACTGGCGCGTGCGCTGGGGCCCGAGACCAGCCTCGTCACGCTGGACATGGGCGGCACCAGCGCGGACGTGGCGATCGTCGACCGCGGCGCCCCGGTGACCCGCTCCGTCGGCCATGTCGGCCGGTGGCCCGTGATGGTGCCGATGATCGACATCGAGGCGATCGGGGCCGGGGGCGGCTCGATCGCCCGCGTGGATGACTTCGGTGGTCTGCGGGTGGGACCGGAGAGTGCCGGGGCCGACCCCGGCCCGGCCTGCTACGGCCGGGGCGGCCGGGCCGCGACGGTGACCGATGCGAACGTGGTGCTCGGCCGCATCGATCCCGGCTACTTCCTGGCAGGTGAGCTGGAGCTCGACGCGGCGGCGGCCGAGCGGGCGGTCGCGGAGGGCGTCGCCGAGCCGCTCGGTCTGTCCGTCGAGGCCGCGGCAGAGGGCATCGTCACGGTCGTCAACTCGAACATGACCCGGCTGCTGTGGGAGATGATGATCGCGCGCGGCTACGACCCTCGCGAGTTCTCCCTGCTGGCGTTCGGCGGCGCGGGCCCGTTGCATGCCTGCGAGCTGGCGGGCGCGCTCTCGATCGGGGAGGTCCTCGTGCCGCCCGAGCCCGGCACGTTCTCGGCGGCCGGCATCCTCAGCGCCGACCTGCGCCATGACGTCGACCGGATGCTCGTGGATGTCGCGTCGGACCCGTCCGCGGAGCAGCTCGAGGCGGCGTTCGCGGAGCTGGAACGCCAGGCGCGCGCCGCGCTGGAGGCCCAGCACCGCGGCCTTGGCCGGATCGACATCGCCCGCTTCGCGGAGCTGCGCTACGCCGGGCAGGACCATGTGCTCTCGGTGGAGCTCACGCAGGACCTGGGCAGCGATCTGCGCGAGGCGGCGCAGCGGCGCTTCCATGACAAGCACCTCCGTCTCTACGGCTTCCAGCGCGACGACGTCGCGGTCGAGATCGTCCGCATCCAGGTCGTGAGCTCCGCGCAGATGGGCGGCCGGAGCGTCATGACGTTCACGGCGCGTGCGCCCGAACGCGCGCGCGCCGGGCGATCGGCGGGCATCTACGTGGACGGGGCGCGGGTCGAGGCGACGCGCCTCGAGCGCGCGGCGCTGGAGGCGGACGTCCCGCACGAGGGACCGCTGGTCCTCGAGGAGCCCGGCTCCACCACGTACGTGCCGCCGGGCTGGGTCGCGCGGGCCCGACGCGACGGTGTCCTGAGCCTGACCATGAGCGACGCAGAGGAGGGAGTCTGA
- a CDS encoding Lrp/AsnC family transcriptional regulator, which translates to MKALELDEIDREIIGELVRNGRATYTYLGQLTGLTPHAVAPRVRRLVEGGVITGFTATVDFSALGRGLEALVDLRLSSTADPDAFEAQAAQLPSVRELTFLTGRFDYQVRLSCADADDLDHTVRALRRAGATVTETRIVMRTRMPRRGASAA; encoded by the coding sequence GTGAAAGCGCTTGAGCTGGACGAGATCGACCGAGAGATCATCGGCGAGCTGGTCCGAAACGGACGTGCCACGTACACCTACCTCGGGCAGCTGACGGGTCTGACGCCGCATGCGGTCGCGCCGCGTGTGCGCCGGCTGGTGGAGGGCGGTGTCATCACGGGGTTCACGGCGACCGTCGACTTCAGTGCGCTCGGGCGCGGTCTGGAAGCCCTCGTCGATCTCCGGCTGAGCTCCACCGCCGACCCGGATGCGTTCGAGGCGCAGGCGGCTCAGCTGCCGTCGGTCCGCGAGCTCACGTTCCTCACCGGGCGCTTCGACTACCAGGTGCGCCTCTCGTGCGCTGACGCCGACGACCTGGACCACACCGTTCGCGCGTTGCGCCGGGCCGGAGCGACCGTGACCGAGACGCGCATCGTCATGCGCACGCGGATGCCGCGTCGCGGCGCCTCCGCCGCCTGA
- a CDS encoding substrate-binding domain-containing protein, with protein MRRRLVRRRRMAVIGGIVALAAVSAGCGSSGSDTTAGSAATAASTAPSGTTTTAATSGSGKAALASNCGPISTQAPADPDGMLGAFDAGVKEQFGGYPETVHKSVWTDWKPSHAAPYKVGVLWAQLSNPVQSEGFKQAQAAAKAVPGVEEVVPLVTSSGKLTDQIQQYNSLVRQKVDVIILQPLSPGAFAQPIAAAAKAGIPTITIAGGAVDSANAINLNQNFYRDSQVMASRLVNNMGGKGNVLIVRGVPGFSQDTISGRAYEDMLKSCSDVTVAGKVVGMYTPSVAKAEVLKFLATHPGKIDGVAQAGTMAPGIIEAFEQAGRPVPPVMEPLPAGGTLVYWKDHLPDYHGLAVGYPQTTPIIQDTLARMFDGNGPKISEILIPTVGVDDGNLDQFIKPGWTDKTEDVAVVPDALVPKSSSFDAYFANGDQGVAAGQ; from the coding sequence ATGCGTAGACGGCTTGTCCGCCGACGGCGAATGGCCGTGATCGGGGGCATCGTCGCGCTCGCGGCGGTCTCCGCGGGATGCGGGAGCAGCGGCAGCGACACCACGGCGGGCAGCGCCGCGACCGCGGCGTCCACCGCGCCGTCCGGGACCACCACCACCGCAGCCACGAGCGGGAGCGGCAAGGCGGCCCTGGCATCGAATTGCGGGCCCATCTCGACCCAGGCCCCGGCCGACCCGGACGGGATGCTCGGAGCCTTCGACGCCGGCGTGAAGGAGCAGTTCGGCGGCTACCCCGAGACGGTCCACAAGAGCGTCTGGACGGACTGGAAGCCGAGCCATGCCGCGCCCTACAAGGTCGGCGTGCTCTGGGCTCAGCTGTCCAACCCCGTGCAGAGCGAAGGGTTCAAGCAGGCGCAGGCGGCCGCGAAGGCGGTTCCCGGTGTCGAGGAGGTCGTCCCGCTCGTCACCAGCTCGGGCAAGCTGACCGATCAGATCCAGCAGTACAACTCCCTGGTCCGCCAGAAGGTCGACGTGATCATCCTGCAGCCGCTGTCGCCCGGTGCGTTCGCGCAGCCGATCGCGGCGGCCGCAAAGGCCGGCATCCCGACCATCACGATCGCCGGCGGCGCGGTTGACTCCGCGAACGCGATCAACCTGAACCAGAACTTCTACCGCGACTCCCAGGTGATGGCATCGCGTCTGGTCAACAACATGGGCGGGAAGGGCAACGTCCTCATCGTCCGCGGAGTGCCGGGCTTCTCCCAGGACACGATCTCCGGCCGCGCCTACGAGGACATGCTCAAGAGCTGCAGTGACGTCACCGTCGCGGGCAAGGTCGTCGGGATGTACACCCCTTCGGTCGCCAAGGCCGAGGTGCTGAAGTTCCTCGCCACCCACCCCGGCAAGATCGACGGTGTCGCGCAGGCCGGCACGATGGCACCTGGGATCATCGAGGCCTTCGAGCAGGCCGGGCGGCCGGTGCCGCCGGTCATGGAGCCGCTCCCGGCCGGAGGCACGCTCGTCTACTGGAAGGACCATCTGCCCGACTACCACGGGCTGGCGGTCGGCTATCCGCAGACGACGCCGATCATCCAGGACACCCTGGCGCGGATGTTCGACGGCAACGGGCCGAAGATCAGCGAGATCCTCATCCCCACCGTCGGCGTGGACGACGGGAACCTCGATCAGTTCATCAAGCCGGGATGGACCGACAAGACCGAAGACGTCGCGGTCGTGCCGGATGCCCTGGTGCCGAAGTCGTCCTCCTTCGATGCCTACTTCGCCAACGGCGATCAGGGCGTCGCGGCGGGGCAGTAG
- a CDS encoding sugar ABC transporter ATP-binding protein, whose product MITSSTETTQSTGAAAPAVLDARGVVKAFGATQAIAEATIAVAPGEVHALVGENGSGKSTLVKILTGVHPPDAGTVVVDGTTLDRVPGPRGASRHGIVTAFQEVLVVPAQTVGENLWLGVDGILRHRVGREQKRRRGAAILAELLVEPPPLDRPVEELSLSVRQACCVARALLRDPKVLILDEATSALDIATRDRLFDVIRRRCSAGCSVIFISHRMDEVDEIADRVTVMRAGRTVATLERGQARTEDLVRLMTGSGHLVPDEVTRRSSAGGAVVLRARDARLRAGGAPLGFTLRAGEIVGLAGLDGHGQDRFLRGLGGFGVAGGEILSGDAQAGRPISTVADAAACGIAYLPRERRGEALFESLSILRNFAVATLPADRRAGLVADRRTVQRFLPFVERLGIKLGRVEDPIRSLSGGNQQKVVLARWLAAGPRILLLNDPTRGIDLGAKRDLYGLLRELADDGMAVVMLSTEVDEHVELMDRVLVFREHELSAELTRAQLSRQTLVSAFFRSGATAHA is encoded by the coding sequence ATGATCACCAGCTCCACCGAGACGACGCAGTCGACCGGCGCAGCCGCCCCCGCGGTCCTTGACGCCCGCGGCGTGGTCAAGGCGTTCGGCGCCACCCAGGCGATCGCCGAGGCGACCATCGCCGTCGCCCCCGGCGAGGTGCACGCGCTCGTGGGCGAGAACGGCTCGGGCAAGAGCACCCTGGTCAAGATCCTCACGGGCGTGCATCCGCCCGATGCCGGCACCGTCGTCGTCGACGGCACGACGCTGGATCGGGTTCCGGGTCCCCGCGGCGCATCCCGGCACGGGATCGTGACCGCGTTCCAGGAGGTCCTCGTCGTGCCGGCGCAGACGGTCGGCGAGAACCTCTGGCTGGGCGTCGACGGGATCCTGCGCCATCGCGTGGGTCGCGAGCAGAAGCGGCGTCGGGGGGCGGCGATCCTGGCGGAGCTCCTGGTCGAGCCGCCGCCGCTGGACCGCCCGGTCGAGGAGCTGTCGCTCAGCGTCCGGCAGGCGTGTTGCGTGGCCCGCGCGCTCCTGCGCGACCCGAAGGTCCTGATCCTCGACGAGGCGACCTCGGCGCTGGACATCGCGACCCGAGACCGGCTGTTCGACGTCATTCGCCGCCGTTGCTCGGCGGGCTGCAGCGTGATCTTCATCTCGCACCGCATGGATGAGGTCGACGAGATCGCCGACCGCGTCACGGTGATGCGCGCCGGGCGCACGGTCGCCACGTTGGAGCGCGGGCAGGCCCGCACGGAGGATCTGGTCCGGCTCATGACCGGCTCCGGCCACCTCGTACCCGACGAGGTGACGCGGCGGTCGTCGGCCGGCGGCGCGGTCGTCCTTCGTGCGCGCGACGCGCGCCTGCGTGCGGGGGGTGCGCCGCTCGGCTTCACCCTTCGCGCCGGGGAGATCGTCGGGCTCGCCGGGCTGGATGGGCATGGCCAGGATCGGTTCCTGCGCGGACTTGGCGGGTTCGGCGTGGCAGGCGGCGAGATCCTGTCCGGGGATGCGCAGGCCGGCCGTCCGATCTCGACGGTGGCGGATGCCGCGGCGTGCGGCATCGCGTATCTGCCGCGCGAGCGCCGCGGTGAGGCGCTGTTCGAGTCGCTGTCGATCCTGCGGAACTTCGCGGTGGCCACGCTGCCCGCCGACCGCCGGGCCGGTCTGGTGGCGGACCGCCGCACGGTCCAGCGGTTCCTGCCCTTCGTCGAGCGTCTGGGCATCAAGCTCGGACGCGTCGAGGATCCGATCCGCTCCCTGAGCGGGGGCAACCAGCAGAAGGTGGTCCTGGCCCGTTGGCTGGCGGCCGGGCCGCGGATCCTGCTGCTCAACGATCCGACGCGCGGCATCGACCTCGGGGCCAAGCGCGACCTCTACGGCCTGCTGCGCGAGCTTGCCGACGACGGCATGGCCGTGGTCATGCTGTCGACGGAGGTCGACGAGCACGTTGAGCTGATGGATCGCGTCCTCGTGTTCCGCGAGCATGAGCTGTCCGCCGAGCTGACGCGGGCTCAGCTGAGCCGTCAGACGCTCGTCTCGGCGTTCTTCCGGTCAGGGGCGACGGCGCATGCATGA
- a CDS encoding ABC transporter permease — MHDVLALVRKHSFVLALALSLALFVGNVIAEPSFVSWDNVPDQLATFAPLAIAALASMPSILSGGGGIDISIGPAMSVVNVVLVFWLFPHDVAAPLAIAIVLAISTAIGLVNGFFVGVLRYPPVVATLCMFFVLQGVALKIAPTAGQAPGNWTEQLGQSVGPVPGGLILVAAVVLIWLALAATPYVRALYSVGGSDAAAFASGVPVTVVRALAYGIGGLFAGIGGIALTALVQSADTALATEYTLLALAAVSLGGTPIGGGRGGLIGTLLGAAVIYLLQTFLSAVHVSPNYTSVVYGALLVGALVFGALVTSKRRFGGAT; from the coding sequence ATGCATGACGTTCTCGCCCTGGTGCGCAAGCACAGCTTCGTGCTCGCTCTCGCCCTGTCGCTCGCGCTGTTCGTCGGCAACGTCATCGCCGAGCCGAGCTTCGTCAGCTGGGACAACGTGCCCGATCAGCTGGCGACGTTCGCGCCGCTCGCGATCGCCGCCCTCGCGAGCATGCCGTCGATCCTCAGCGGCGGCGGAGGGATCGACATCTCGATCGGGCCGGCCATGAGCGTCGTGAACGTCGTGCTCGTCTTCTGGCTGTTCCCGCACGACGTCGCCGCTCCGCTGGCGATCGCGATCGTGCTCGCCATCTCCACGGCGATCGGGCTCGTCAACGGCTTTTTCGTCGGTGTCCTGCGCTATCCCCCGGTCGTCGCGACGCTGTGCATGTTCTTCGTCCTGCAGGGCGTCGCCCTGAAGATCGCGCCGACCGCCGGCCAGGCTCCGGGCAACTGGACCGAGCAGCTCGGACAGAGCGTCGGCCCGGTGCCGGGTGGGCTGATCCTCGTCGCCGCCGTGGTGCTGATCTGGCTCGCGCTGGCGGCGACCCCGTACGTGCGCGCGCTGTACTCGGTGGGCGGCAGCGACGCGGCGGCGTTTGCGTCGGGCGTGCCGGTGACCGTGGTGCGGGCGCTCGCGTACGGCATCGGAGGCCTGTTCGCCGGGATCGGCGGGATCGCGCTCACGGCGCTGGTGCAGTCGGCGGACACCGCCCTGGCCACGGAGTACACGCTCCTGGCGCTCGCCGCGGTCTCGCTGGGCGGCACGCCGATCGGCGGTGGCCGCGGAGGGCTGATCGGCACGCTGCTCGGCGCGGCCGTGATCTACCTGCTGCAGACCTTCCTGTCCGCGGTGCACGTCTCGCCGAACTACACCTCGGTCGTCTATGGGGCGCTGCTGGTCGGCGCACTCGTGTTCGGGGCGCTGGTGACGAGCAAGCGGCGGTTCGGAGGAGCGACGTGA
- a CDS encoding aspartate/glutamate racemase family protein: MRLMLLNPNTTEAMTADMERQANRYARAGTEIEGFTAKFGAESVECAYEEEFAIMSFLQTIRERADAFDGVILSCFGDPGLYACRELSPVPVVGIAEASMLMACTVAHKWSIVTVIPRVKPMAEHLVRFHGLEQRCASIRTTPLSVLDCEREPERAVREMVKASQAAVAEDGAEAILLGCGGMGPLDDEIAKAVDVPVIDGIVCAVKLLEGLHDYGLKTSRHAAFMRPEPKDLAGVPGLGGVSA; encoded by the coding sequence ATGCGCCTGATGCTGCTGAACCCGAACACCACCGAGGCGATGACCGCGGACATGGAGCGCCAGGCGAACCGCTATGCGCGCGCGGGTACCGAGATCGAGGGCTTCACCGCGAAGTTCGGCGCGGAGTCGGTCGAGTGCGCCTACGAGGAGGAGTTCGCGATCATGTCGTTCCTCCAGACGATCCGCGAGCGCGCCGACGCGTTCGACGGCGTGATCCTGTCCTGCTTCGGCGATCCCGGCCTGTACGCCTGCCGGGAGCTGTCGCCGGTGCCGGTCGTCGGCATCGCGGAGGCCTCGATGCTGATGGCGTGCACGGTGGCGCACAAGTGGTCGATCGTCACCGTGATCCCGCGCGTCAAGCCGATGGCCGAGCACCTGGTGCGCTTCCACGGCCTCGAGCAGCGCTGTGCATCGATCCGCACGACCCCGCTGTCGGTGCTCGACTGCGAGCGTGAGCCCGAGCGTGCCGTGCGCGAGATGGTCAAGGCGTCGCAGGCCGCGGTCGCGGAGGACGGCGCGGAGGCCATCCTGCTGGGCTGCGGCGGCATGGGCCCGCTGGACGACGAGATCGCCAAGGCCGTCGACGTGCCCGTCATCGACGGCATCGTGTGCGCGGTCAAGCTGCTCGAGGGGCTTCACGACTACGGGCTCAAGACGAGCCGCCACGCGGCGTTCATGCGGCCCGAGCCCAAGGACCTCGCCGGCGTTCCGGGCCTGGGCGGCGTCTCCGCATGA
- the ald gene encoding alanine dehydrogenase, which produces MTVIGVPSEIKTDEYRVGATPAGVRELIGHGHEVVVQAGAGVGSAIADGAFVEQGARMVGDAAGVFAQADLIVKVKEPSAGEVAMLRADQTVFTYLHLAADAGLTRGLMGSGATCIAYETVEDGRGRLPLLAPMSEVAGKIATQAGAFMLEKPLGGRGLLLGGVPGVAAGKVMVIGGGVVGQNAAEIAIGMGAETYVYDRSIDRLRELEVLLNGRCSTCFASTLEIEERLPEVDLVIGAVLIHGARAPRVITRDQLRLMKRNAVLVDVSIDQGGCFETSRPTTHSEPTYEVDGITHYCVANMPGAVPITSTYALTNATMPYLVRLADHGLAALHDDPGFLAGLNVYAGQVTYAPVADAVGVEAADPDALLPA; this is translated from the coding sequence ATGACCGTCATCGGCGTTCCCAGCGAGATCAAGACCGACGAGTACCGCGTCGGGGCCACCCCCGCCGGCGTGCGAGAGCTGATCGGCCATGGTCATGAGGTGGTGGTGCAGGCGGGGGCGGGGGTGGGGTCGGCGATCGCGGATGGTGCGTTTGTGGAGCAGGGTGCGCGGATGGTGGGGGATGCGGCGGGGGTGTTTGCGCAGGCGGATCTGATTGTGAAGGTCAAGGAGCCGTCGGCGGGTGAGGTGGCGATGTTGCGGGCTGATCAGACGGTGTTTACGTATTTGCATCTGGCGGCGGATGCGGGGTTGACGCGGGGGTTGATGGGGTCGGGGGCGACGTGTATTGCCTATGAGACGGTGGAGGATGGGCGGGGGCGGTTGCCGTTGTTGGCGCCGATGAGTGAGGTGGCGGGCAAGATCGCGACGCAGGCGGGGGCGTTCATGCTCGAGAAGCCGTTGGGGGGGCGGGGGTTGTTGTTGGGTGGGGTGCCGGGGGTGGCGGCCGGGAAGGTGATGGTCATCGGTGGTGGGGTGGTGGGTCAGAACGCGGCGGAGATCGCGATCGGGATGGGCGCGGAGACCTATGTGTATGACCGGTCGATCGATCGGTTGCGGGAGCTTGAGGTGCTCTTGAATGGGCGGTGTTCGACGTGTTTTGCGTCGACGTTGGAGATCGAGGAGCGTCTGCCCGAGGTCGATCTGGTGATCGGGGCGGTGCTGATCCATGGGGCCCGGGCGCCGCGGGTGATCACTCGCGATCAGTTGCGGTTGATGAAGCGCAACGCGGTGTTGGTCGATGTGTCGATCGATCAGGGCGGCTGTTTTGAGACGTCGCGGCCGACGACGCATTCCGAGCCGACCTATGAGGTCGACGGGATCACCCACTATTGCGTGGCCAACATGCCCGGCGCGGTGCCGATCACCAGCACCTACGCGCTGACGAACGCCACGATGCCCTACCTGGTCCGTCTCGCCGACCACGGCCTGGCCGCGCTGCACGACGACCCCGGCTTCCTCGCCGGTCTCAACGTCTACGCCGGACAGGTCACCTACGCCCCCGTCGCCGACGCGGTCGGCGTCGAGGCCGCCGATCCCGACGCACTGCTCCCCGCCTAG
- a CDS encoding ABC transporter permease: protein MSADTAETPEGRETAGRRPLLRTLSRAQERLPLAQLAAIVALFIYGASTIDGFSSPGSVKSMLVLAALLGISAAGPTLVILIGGFDLAVPAYIAAGATITAQLSGASHWPFIAILAVVGAIAAVLGGLTGWLSHRFQLESMIVTLGTAALITGAILVWTGGTPGGQAPAWLSRFVSPAGTTLGVGIPPVVVLWAVLAVLLIIGLRLTVTGRRLYLTGANPTAAAYGLVRTRRMWTGTFALGAVLSAVTGVLLGGFAGGGDLAIGNPYLFQGLAAIIVGGVAFGAVGGYANTVVGALLLTVLTTILVGKGAGTAEQLMLSGVLIALVVGVHGRERRVRDRV, encoded by the coding sequence GTGAGCGCGGATACGGCCGAGACCCCGGAGGGCCGCGAGACCGCCGGGCGGCGCCCGTTGCTGCGCACGCTGAGCCGGGCGCAGGAGCGTCTGCCGCTGGCCCAGCTGGCGGCCATCGTCGCGCTGTTCATCTACGGCGCGAGCACCATCGACGGCTTCTCGAGCCCGGGCAGCGTGAAGTCGATGCTGGTGTTGGCCGCGCTGCTCGGCATCTCCGCGGCCGGGCCGACGCTCGTGATCCTCATCGGCGGATTCGACCTGGCGGTGCCCGCCTACATCGCGGCCGGAGCGACCATCACCGCGCAGCTGTCGGGCGCGAGTCACTGGCCGTTCATCGCGATCCTGGCGGTCGTCGGCGCGATCGCCGCCGTTCTCGGGGGCCTGACGGGATGGCTCAGCCATCGCTTCCAGCTCGAGTCGATGATCGTCACGCTGGGCACCGCGGCGCTCATCACCGGAGCGATCCTGGTGTGGACCGGGGGCACGCCCGGCGGCCAGGCGCCGGCCTGGCTGTCCCGGTTCGTCTCGCCGGCCGGCACGACCTTGGGGGTCGGCATCCCGCCGGTCGTCGTGCTCTGGGCCGTTCTCGCCGTGCTGCTCATCATCGGCCTGCGGCTGACGGTGACCGGCCGCCGGCTCTACCTGACGGGCGCCAACCCGACCGCGGCGGCGTACGGGCTCGTGCGCACCCGTCGCATGTGGACCGGCACGTTCGCGCTCGGGGCCGTCCTCTCGGCCGTGACCGGCGTCCTTCTCGGCGGCTTCGCCGGCGGTGGGGACCTCGCGATCGGGAACCCGTACCTGTTCCAGGGGCTCGCGGCGATCATCGTCGGCGGCGTGGCGTTCGGCGCAGTCGGCGGGTACGCGAACACGGTGGTCGGCGCGCTCCTGCTCACCGTTCTGACCACGATCCTGGTCGGCAAGGGCGCGGGAACGGCCGAGCAGCTGATGCTGTCAGGCGTGCTGATCGCCCTCGTCGTGGGCGTTCACGGACGCGAGCGACGTGTGCGCGACCGTGTCTGA